A portion of the Diprion similis isolate iyDipSimi1 chromosome 4, iyDipSimi1.1, whole genome shotgun sequence genome contains these proteins:
- the LOC124405495 gene encoding translocating chain-associated membrane protein 1 gives MVAIKGRKNTNKNPPIFSHEFVIQNHADIVSCVAMVFVVGLMVQVTSPLAYTFIAVHHNVSTSSNPGEMPSPEKYTTGWKDACAVFFYFLITIVMHAVIQEYIFDKITKRLHLSKIKLSQFNESSQLIVFYLSSAIWGIDIIIRENLLLNITSLWDEYPALLSFSLKLFFIGQFAYWLHCYPELYFQRAKKEEIFPRVLQATIGLLFTFGAYFFNFQQVGVILLVLHYVGDALQHSARIIQFADRSESGTQLAFLIANPVFVFVRIISIGVAALVFLYGLPQTETSLDYATGNFNVPIVRYAALIGIVLFQVDRLYRFIKEHLQRSRESNAPVVSKLKPKQKPKKKEGKKSTQSEDDDLPEVDQATNKNLRSRTAGKAK, from the exons ATGGTTGCGATAAAAGGGCGTAAAAATACGAACAAAAATCCTCCAATATTCAGCCATGAATTTGTTATACAAAATCATGCCGACATCGTGTCGTGCGTGGCTATGGTATTCGTCGTCGGTTTAATGGTACAG GTCACATCACCCTTGGCATACACATTTATTGCCGTTCATCATAATGTGTCTACATCCTCAAACCCTGGAGAAATGCCATCCCCAGAAAAGTACACAACAGGGTGGAAAGATGCCTGTGCagtcttcttttattttctcatcacGATTGTTATGCATGCAGTCATTCAAGAATACATATTTGAT AAAATCACTAAACGTCTTCATCTAAGTAAAATCAAGCTCTCTCAATTCAATGAATCCAGTCAATTGATTGTGTTCTATCTCTCCTCTGCTATTTGGGGAATAGACATTATTATCAG GGAAAATTTATTGCTCAACATTACGTCCCTTTGGGACGAATATCCAGCGCTATTATCCTTCTCTTTGAAACTGTTCTTTATCGGACAGTTCGCTTACTGGCTTCATTGCTACCCAGAACTGTATTTCCAGCGTGCTAAGAAAGAGGAAATTTTTCCAAGAGTTTTACAAGCTACTATAGGTCTACTCTTCACATTCGGAGCGTACTTTTTCAA TTTCCAGCAAGTAGGTGTTATCTTGTTGGTGCTGCATTATGTGGGAGATGCGTTACAACACAGTGCTCGCATAATACAGTTTGCTGATCGTAGCGAAAGCGGTACACAAC ttGCCTTTCTAATTGCCAACCCAGTATTCGTTTTCGTCCGGATTATTTCAATTGGAGTAGCAGCTCTGGTATTTTTATACGGGTTGCCACAAACCGAGACATCTCTGGATTATGCCACTGGCAATTTTAATGTTCCCATTGTTCGGTACGCAGCTTTGATTGGAATAGTCTTATTCCAGGTCGACCGTTTATATAGGTTTATTAAAGAGCATCTGCAACGCTCCCGAGAATCGAATGCACCTGTTGTCAGCAAATTGAAGCCTaaacaaaaaccgaaaaaaaaagagg GTAAAAAATCAACTCAGTCTGAAGATGACGATCTACCGGAAGTTGATCAGGcaacaaacaaaaacttgaGATCTCGAACCGCTGGAAAAGCGAAATAA